Proteins co-encoded in one Eremothecium sinecaudum strain ATCC 58844 chromosome VI, complete sequence genomic window:
- the RHO2 gene encoding Rho family GTPase RHO2 (Syntenic homolog of Ashbya gossypii ACL087C; Syntenic homolog of Saccharomyces cerevisiae YNL090W (RHO2)), producing MSENVVRRKLVIIGDGACGKTSLLHVFTLGKFPEEYRPTVFENYVTDCRVDGIKVQLALWDTAGQEEYERLRPMSYSKADIILIGFAIDDPESLENAREKWTVEALRYCPNAPIILVGLKNDLRKDDNTKHTVDPNQAMEVLRAIGAKKYMECSALTGEGVDDVFELATRTSLLVNKPPGKSCCVIT from the coding sequence ATGAGTGAAAACGTTGTTCGAAGAAAACTAGTAATTATTGGGGATGGAGCTTGTGGTAAGACTTCCTTGCTCCATGTATTTACACTGGGGAAATTTCCAGAGGAATATAGGCCAACAGTTTTTGAAAACTATGTAACAGACTGTCGAGTTGATGGGATAAAGGTACAATTGGCCCTATGGGATACGGCGGGACaagaagaatatgaaaGGCTACGGCCGATGTCTTATTCGAAAGCAGACATAATATTAATTGGTTTTGCAATAGATGACCCAGAGTCGTTGGAGAATGCAAGAGAAAAATGGACTGTTGAAGCATTACGGTATTGCCCCAATGCACCCATAATCCTAGTAGGATTAAAAAATGATTTAAGAAAGGACGATAATACTAAACATACTGTGGACCCAAATCAGGCAATGGAAGTCCTTCGGGCAATTGGCGCTAAAAAGTACATGGAGTGTAGTGCTCTTACAGGTGAAGGAGTTGATGATGTGTTCGAACTTGCGACAAGAACAAGTCTACTAGTAAATAAGCCACCTGGGAAAAGCTGCTGCGTAATAACGTAA
- the YRA2 gene encoding Yra2p (Syntenic homolog of Ashbya gossypii AER449W; Syntenic homolog of Saccharomyces cerevisiae YKL214C (YRA2); 1-intron in Ashbya gossypii) translates to MAVEEELDQIIGEGHYRRRDLRNGLASRMGLSEASVRQSYARDTYKRDRYVSRPPQASTKRVRFVNLPLDTRDEEIMDMVREFNNPTYSRFYDHDGGKTAIFEFENSHDAEKCVERFSGTEIAGHKIEVEIFEQRASRPRIGYPRRQRLGDRIGKNHSTRRFQNRPPHRPKSEMRIKESQPNLEKLDAELDAYMNGE, encoded by the exons ATGGCCGTTGAAGAAGAATTAGACCAAATAATTGGCGAAGGA CACTATCGCCGTCGTGATTTAAGGAACGGTCTTGCTTCAAGAATGGGTTTAAGTGAAGCTAGCGTTCGTCAAAGCTATGCCCGTGATACCTACAAGAGGGATAGGTATGTTAGCAGGCCTCCACAAGCGTCAACAAAGAGAGTACGTTTTGTTAATCTTCCATTAGACACGCGAGATGAAGAAATTATGGATATGGTTCGCGAGTTCAATAATCCTACGTATAGTAGGTTCTACGATCACGATGGGGGAAAGACCGCTATCTTCGAGTTTGAAAATAGTCATGATGCTGAGAAGTGTGTCGAAAGGTTCAGTGGAACTGAGATAGCGGGTCACAAGATTGAAGTCGAAATATTTGAGCAGCGTGCTAGTCGCCCACGGATTGGGTATCCCAGAAGGCAGCGGCTTGGTGATCGGATAGGAAAGAACCATAGTACTCGGCGGTTTCAGAACCGTCCACCACATAGACCCAAATCGGAAATGAGAATCAAGGAGTCTCAGCCAAACCTGGAGAAATTGGATGCTGAGCTAGATGCGTACATGAATGGAGAATAA